A single region of the Sphaeramia orbicularis chromosome 6, fSphaOr1.1, whole genome shotgun sequence genome encodes:
- the tnnt2d gene encoding troponin T2d, cardiac isoform X2, with protein sequence MSDTEEVMEEEVHEGEDESKPKPKFMTNISAPKIPDGEKVDFDDIHRKRQEKDLSELQSLIEAHFIQRKKEEEELIALVNRIEKRRAERAEQQRIRAEKEKERQTRLAEEKERKEQEEQRKKLGEDAKKKKALSNMSQQYSAGQKNEGKKGAKKQTEREKKKKILAERRKPLNIDHLNEDKLKEKANEMWQWLMGLEAEKFDLSDKLKRQKYDINVLLARVQDHQSAKGRGKGKMGGRLR encoded by the exons ATGTCTGACACAGAAGAAGTCATGGAGGAGGAAGTCCA TGAGGGAGAAG atgAGTCAAAGCCCAAGCCAAA GtttatgacaaatatttcagcaCCAAAAATCCCTGATGGAGAGAAAGTGGATTTTGAT GACATCCACAGGAAGCGCCAGGAGAAGGACCTCTCTGAGCTCCAGTCTCTCATCGAGGCTCATTTCATCCAgaggaagaaagaagaggaggagctcATCGCTCTCGTCAACAGAATC gaGAAACGTCGAGCTGAGAGAGCAGAGCAGCAGAGGATCCGagcagagaaagagaaggagaggcAAACCAGACTAGCG GAAGAAAAGGAGCgaaaggagcaggaggagcagcgcaAGAAGCTGGGCGAAGATGCCAAGAAGAAGAAGGCCCTGTCAAACATGAGTCAGCAGTACAGCGCTGGGCAGAAG AATGAAGGCAAAAAAGGAGCCAAGAAACAAACTGagagggagaaaaagaagaagatccTGGCTGAACGCAGGAAGCCACTCAACATCGATCATCTAAACGAGGATAAACTCAA AGAGAAGGCTAATGAGATGTGGCAATGGCTGATGGGACTGGAGGCAGAGAAGTTTGACCTCAGTGACAAACTTAAACGACAGAAGTATGAT ATCAACGTGCTTCTTGCTCGAGTCCAGGACCACCAAAG TGCCAAAGGTCGTGGGAAGGGCAAGATGGGTGGCCGTCTGAGGTAA
- the tnnt2d gene encoding troponin T2d, cardiac isoform X1, with the protein MICYISKNTLIGIHFAEFIQNKMSDTEEVMEEEVHEGEDESKPKPKFMTNISAPKIPDGEKVDFDDIHRKRQEKDLSELQSLIEAHFIQRKKEEEELIALVNRIEKRRAERAEQQRIRAEKEKERQTRLAEEKERKEQEEQRKKLGEDAKKKKALSNMSQQYSAGQKNEGKKGAKKQTEREKKKKILAERRKPLNIDHLNEDKLKEKANEMWQWLMGLEAEKFDLSDKLKRQKYDINVLLARVQDHQSAKGRGKGKMGGRLR; encoded by the exons ATGATCTGTTATatttctaaaaatacactaatagGGATCCATTTTGCAGAGTTCATTCAAAACAAAATGTCTGACACAGAAGAAGTCATGGAGGAGGAAGTCCA TGAGGGAGAAG atgAGTCAAAGCCCAAGCCAAA GtttatgacaaatatttcagcaCCAAAAATCCCTGATGGAGAGAAAGTGGATTTTGAT GACATCCACAGGAAGCGCCAGGAGAAGGACCTCTCTGAGCTCCAGTCTCTCATCGAGGCTCATTTCATCCAgaggaagaaagaagaggaggagctcATCGCTCTCGTCAACAGAATC gaGAAACGTCGAGCTGAGAGAGCAGAGCAGCAGAGGATCCGagcagagaaagagaaggagaggcAAACCAGACTAGCG GAAGAAAAGGAGCgaaaggagcaggaggagcagcgcaAGAAGCTGGGCGAAGATGCCAAGAAGAAGAAGGCCCTGTCAAACATGAGTCAGCAGTACAGCGCTGGGCAGAAG AATGAAGGCAAAAAAGGAGCCAAGAAACAAACTGagagggagaaaaagaagaagatccTGGCTGAACGCAGGAAGCCACTCAACATCGATCATCTAAACGAGGATAAACTCAA AGAGAAGGCTAATGAGATGTGGCAATGGCTGATGGGACTGGAGGCAGAGAAGTTTGACCTCAGTGACAAACTTAAACGACAGAAGTATGAT ATCAACGTGCTTCTTGCTCGAGTCCAGGACCACCAAAG TGCCAAAGGTCGTGGGAAGGGCAAGATGGGTGGCCGTCTGAGGTAA